A genomic region of Trifolium pratense cultivar HEN17-A07 linkage group LG3, ARS_RC_1.1, whole genome shotgun sequence contains the following coding sequences:
- the LOC123916490 gene encoding uncharacterized protein LOC123916490, whose protein sequence is MQAAQLWHDWAMIQGILEDEQLLQHQQSAAEPAVHWQQPPPGFMKCNVDASFYDTAEATGWGWCLRDYRGRFILAGTNLMHTKLKTLEGEAMGNKEAIEEMMQRGLSYVIFESDSKVVVDAIHSRQDGLSEFSILISHIKNLLMSNNNFEVKFVKRQANRVAHSLARAAYSMFSRRLF, encoded by the coding sequence ATGCAAGCGGCACAACTGTGGCATGATTGGGCTATGATACAAGGCATCCTTGAGGACGAACAACTGCTGCAACACCAGCAATCAGCAGCCGAACCAGCAGTCCATTGGCAGCAACCACCTCCGGGATTCATGAAATGTAATGTTGACGCAAGCTTTTATGACACGGCTGAAGCAACCGGATGGGGATGGTGTTTACGTGACTACCGTGGACGATTTATACTTGCCGGAACTAATCTCATGCATACCAAGCTCAAGACTTTGGAGGGTGAAGCCATGGGAAATAAAGAAGCAATAGAAGAAATGATGCAAAGAGGTTTATCCTATGTTATctttgaaagtgactcaaaaGTAGTAGTTGATGCTATTCATTCTAGGCAAGATGGATTATCCGagtttagtattttaatttctcATATTAAGAATTTACTTATGTCGAATAACAACTTTGAGGTCAAGTTTGTAAAGCGACAAGCGAATAGAGTTGCTCACTCCTTAGCAAGGGCGGCCTATTCTATGTTCAGTCGCCGTCTTTTTTAG
- the LOC123915237 gene encoding smr domain-containing protein C11H11.03c-like, translating to MLLLLAPLISIFDSISLNILLATQHFKAAAEAYQTHDHLSAQQHSLAGRENLRVAQEQNQKAAEEIFKFNNRKNKIWRVDLHGLHGSEAVQALQSRLNELELDKIDITISRKLNSLEVITGVGKHSRGKPVLPTIIRSFLNQKKYQFEDVRPGALKVWLQSSSSQAIRSR from the exons ATGTTATTGCTCCTTGCACCACTGATATCTATTTTTGATAGCATTTCTTTAAATATACT cCTAGCAACACAGCACTTTAAGGCTGCAGCAGAAGCTTATCAAACACATGATCATCTGTCAGCACAACAACATTCTCTAGCTGGAAGAGAGAATCTTCGTGTTGCTCAAGAACAAAACCAGAAGGCAGCtgaagaaatttttaaattcaataatcGCAAAAACAAAATCTGGAGGGTAGATTTGCATGGTCTCCATGGATCAGAAGCTGTTCAAGCTCTTCAAAGTAGATTAAATGAACTTGAATTGGATAAAATCGACATCACTATTTCCAGAAAGTTAAACTCATTGGAAGTTATAACAG gAGTTGGCAAACACAGTCGCGGGAAACCGGTACTCCCAACAATTATTAGAAGTTTCCTTAACCAAAAGAA GTATCAATTTGAGGACGTTAGACCAGGAGCACTTAAAGTTTGGCTTCAGTCGTCATCAAGTCAAGCTATTAGAAGCAGATAA
- the LOC123918356 gene encoding uncharacterized protein LOC123918356, protein MEMNDMMHRYADSGEWTGARAQEVSRLTQIWVEEYNASQLRLPPHRRDNEDVRRNKMSLAFVKNAGGATRGRKFAAGCTSSLYASDPTGLRDVTYTSSSSSSTGRSRPTQREETDDEYEARMRATYREEFRDEFEASFDDRVDVRVQHILQEFFSQQRAPAPAGGGVGSSSQASARQNQNAGEQEYRPDLSSMVNLNQLPEYREGDPVLSMSIEDMSQMLNDPVHLQFFDPTGQTSGSSSDGSGRNNQQTAFTEYQRSLNPQQDFIIPHPNQPQGNFFPNQAPINFVHRPVARPPLRTSLPGVIIHEEGRGRGRGRGRSRQPTDTGKGKRPLYQPPDQR, encoded by the exons ATGGAGATGAATGACATGATGCACCGGTATGCAGATTCCGGTGAGTGGACGGGGGCAAGGGCGCAAGAAGTGTCG agGTTGACGCAAATTTGGGTTGAAGAATATAATGCAAGCCAACTACGACTACCACCTCATAGGCGAGATAATGAGGATGTTCGTCGAAACAAGATGTCGTTGGCTTTTGTTAAGAATGCTGGTGGTGCGACTCGAGGTCGCAAATTCGCTGCTGGGTGTACATCTTCTCTATATGCAAGTGACCCAACTGGTTTGAGAGATGTCACTtacacatcttcatcttcatcgagTACAGGACGCTCTCGTCCAACTCAAAGAGAGGAAACCGATGATGAGTATGAAGCGCGAATGAGGGCCACGTATAGAGAAGAATTCCGCGATGAGTTCGAAGCATCATTTGATGACCGGGTGGACGTACGGGTCCAACATATATTGCAGGAATTCTTTTCACAGCAGAGGGCGCCGGCGCCGGCGGGGGGAGGGgttggatcatcatctcaggcttcggcacgacaaaatcaaaatgccggTGAACAAGAATATCGACCGGATTTGAGTAGCATGGTTAATTTGAATCAGCTGCCGGAGTACCGAGAGGGTGATCCAGTACTGAGTATGAGCATAGAGGATATGAGTCAGATGCTTAATGACCCAgttcatttacaattttttgatcctactgggcaaacaagtggaagcagtagtgacggaagcggtagaaataatcaacaaactgcTTTCACCGAATACCAGAGATCATTAAATCCACAACAAGACTTCATAATCCCACATCCAAATCAACCCCAAGGCAACTTCTTCCCAAATCAAGCCCCAATTAACTTCGTTCATAGGCCTGTGGCACGACCTCCTTTGCGAACGTCACTCCCCGGAGTCATAATACACGAGGAAGGTAGAGGTAGAGGCCGAGGCCGAGGAAGGTCGCGTCAGCCAACAGACACTGGCAAGGGGAAGCGACCACTATATCAGCCGCCTGACCAACGttga
- the LOC123918357 gene encoding GDP-L-galactose phosphorylase 1-like — MLSIKRVPTVVSNYQKDEDAPVSGCGRNCLKSCCIKEAKLPLYGFKRVGKDERKDLTLLACHERPAAFLDSIILGQWEDRMQRGLFRYDVTACETKVIPGEHGFIAQLNEGRHLKKRPTEFRVDKVLQPFDETKFNFTKVGQEEILFQFEASTEGDPQFFPNAPIDVENSPSFVAINVSPIEYGHVLLIPRIFECLPQRIDHASFLLALHMAAEAGNPYFRLGYNSLGAFATINHLHFQAYYLALPFPIEKAPTKKIAGINGGVKISKLLNYPVRGLVFEGGHTLDDLSNTVSEACICLQHNNIPYNVLISDCGRRVFLLPQCYAEKQALGDVSAELLDTQVNPAVWEISGHMVLKRKKDFDEASEANAWRLLAEVSLSEERFEEVNALIFQAITSVEIDVTVMPQCLEENVDAVSSSTQPSIVAGSHECLVHH; from the exons ATGTTGAGTATTAAGAGGGTTCCTACTGTAGTTTCCAATTATCAAAAAGATGAGGATGCTCCTGTTAGTGGTTGTGGTAGAAATTGTCTCAAGAGTTGTTGTATTAAAG aggCGAAGCTACCTTTGTATGGTTTCAAACGGGTTGGTAAGGATGAGAGAAAGGACTTGACTCTCCTTGCATGCCATGAACGTCCCGCGGCTTTTCTAGATTCAATTATTCTTGGACAG TGGGAAGATCGCATGCAGAGAGGGCTTTTCCGTTATGATGTTACAGCCTGTGAAACCAAG GTGATTCCGGGTGAGCATGGTTTCATTGCTCAGCTGAATGAGGGTCGTCACCTCAAAAAGAGGCCAACCGAGTTCCGTGTTGACAAGGTTCTCCAGCCCTTTGATGAAACCAAATTTAACTTCACCAAAGTTGGACAAGAAGAGATCTTGTTTCAATTTGAGGCTAGCACTGAAGGGGACCCCCAATTCTTTCCCAATGCGCCTATTGATGTTGAGAATTCTCCTAGTTTTGTTGCCATCAAT GTTAGTCCTATTGAATATGGGCATGTGCTGCTGATTCCTCGAATTTTCGAGTGTTTGCCCCAAAGGATTGATCATGCAAGCTTTTTACTTGCGCTTCACATGGCAGCTGAAGCCGGAAATCCATATTTTCGATTGGGTTACAACAGCTTGGGAGCATTCGCTACTATTAACCATCTTCACTTCCAG GCATATTATTTGGCCCTTCCTTTTCCAATTGAGAAGGCTCCTACTAAGAAAATTGCTGGAATAAACGGTGGTGTGAAAATATCTAAATTGTTGAACTATCCAGTCAGAGGTCTTGTCTTTGAGGGTGGTCATACACTTGATGATTTATCGAACACTGTTTCTGAAGCCTGTATCTGCCTTCAACACAACAACATACCTTACAATGTACTTATTTCTGACTGTGGAAGGCGCGTATTTCTCTTACCACAG TGCTATGCAGAGAAACAAGCTCTTGGAGACGTGAGTGCTGAGCTTCTTGACACACAAGTTAATCCAGCCGTCTGGGAAATTAGCGGACACATGGTGTTAAAAAGGAAGAAGGACTTTGATGAGGCATCTGAAGCCAATGCATGGAGACTTCTTGCCGAGGTTTCTCTCTCTGAAGAGAGGTTTGAAGAAGTCAATGCCCTTATTTTTCAAGCCATTACATCGGTTGAGATCGATGTCACTGTCATGCCTCAGTGCCTAGAGGAAAATGTTGATGCAGTTAGCTCAAGCACTCAACCTTCTATTGTGGCTGGTTCACATGAATGCCTTGTTCATCATTAA